In Virgibacillus sp. NKC19-16, a single genomic region encodes these proteins:
- a CDS encoding putative polysaccharide biosynthesis protein encodes MSNIVRGAMLLTAASFLSKFLGMIYVIPFNAMVGETGGTLYSFAYIPYNIILSISTIGVPLAVSKFVSKYNALGDYETGRRMFKAGITLMIVTGFLAFLALFFSADWLAERMITSDDPQGITSANVAFVIRMVSFALIVIPAMSIVRGFFQGYQSMGPTAVSQVVEQIARIVFLLTAAFIVMVVLDGEIATAVGFATFAAFIGGLASAIVLWGYWRKRKSGLDKQLQQQTYTNNIPKKDLFIELFSYAGPFILVGLATSLYQLVDQFTFERAMVASGNESIWDVAFSVINFYGHKLVIIPVTLAIGLSLAILPALTKTFTQNNRELLYDQINQALQIVLVLVIPAVVGLSFLSDEAYGALYGLGNIEITGSLLGWYAPVGLLFALFTVSSNLLQGINQQKFAVISLSAGLLLKILLNIQLIHMFGAKGAIFGTALAVGTAVTLNLWRVKKTIQFPFKQVIKRTMLIIIFVIIMCIVIWIVKAVFGMFIPYEEERWATIVMLALGVGSGGIVYLWLAYESTLLERTLGDRVRVLDKIFRR; translated from the coding sequence ATGTCGAATATTGTAAGAGGAGCAATGTTGCTAACAGCAGCATCATTTTTATCTAAATTTCTAGGGATGATTTATGTCATCCCGTTTAATGCTATGGTGGGGGAAACCGGGGGGACGCTATATAGTTTTGCCTATATCCCATATAATATAATACTTAGTATTTCCACAATAGGTGTCCCCTTAGCCGTTTCAAAATTTGTTTCTAAATATAATGCTTTGGGAGATTATGAAACAGGAAGGCGAATGTTTAAAGCCGGAATTACGCTAATGATAGTAACCGGATTTCTAGCCTTTTTAGCCTTATTTTTCAGTGCTGATTGGTTAGCTGAACGTATGATTACCAGTGACGATCCACAAGGTATAACATCAGCAAATGTTGCATTTGTAATTCGAATGGTCAGCTTTGCCCTAATCGTAATTCCTGCAATGAGTATTGTAAGGGGATTTTTCCAAGGGTATCAGTCTATGGGGCCAACAGCGGTTTCACAGGTTGTGGAACAAATTGCACGAATTGTATTTTTATTAACTGCAGCATTTATTGTGATGGTTGTTCTAGATGGAGAAATTGCTACAGCAGTTGGTTTTGCAACATTTGCTGCTTTTATTGGGGGATTAGCCTCTGCAATTGTTTTATGGGGATATTGGAGAAAGCGAAAATCAGGTCTTGATAAACAATTACAGCAACAAACCTATACAAATAATATTCCTAAGAAAGACTTATTTATTGAATTATTCAGTTATGCAGGTCCTTTTATATTAGTGGGGCTCGCAACATCCTTGTATCAATTGGTAGACCAATTTACCTTTGAGAGAGCGATGGTGGCGTCCGGAAATGAAAGTATTTGGGATGTAGCTTTTTCTGTCATTAACTTTTACGGGCATAAACTTGTTATTATTCCGGTAACATTAGCGATAGGTTTATCCTTAGCTATTTTGCCTGCTTTAACCAAAACATTTACACAGAATAACCGTGAATTGTTGTATGATCAGATTAATCAAGCACTACAAATTGTTCTGGTACTTGTCATACCAGCTGTTGTTGGGTTATCCTTTTTATCAGATGAAGCTTACGGGGCATTATATGGACTAGGAAATATTGAAATAACAGGCTCTCTATTAGGCTGGTATGCTCCAGTTGGGCTGCTATTTGCGTTATTTACGGTTTCTTCAAATCTTCTGCAGGGCATTAACCAGCAGAAATTTGCGGTGATCAGCTTATCAGCGGGGCTACTTCTAAAAATATTATTAAACATACAGCTGATTCACATGTTTGGTGCAAAGGGTGCGATATTTGGAACTGCACTGGCAGTAGGTACAGCGGTAACTTTAAACCTATGGCGTGTGAAAAAAACCATTCAATTTCCGTTTAAACAAGTTATTAAACGTACCATGTTAATTATTATTTTTGTGATTATCATGTGTATCGTGATCTGGATTGTAAAAGCCGTATTTGGTATGTTTATCCCATATGAAGAGGAGAGATGGGCGACCATTGTAATGCTTGCCTTAGGTGTTGGATCAGGTGGGATCGTTTATTTATGGCTTGCTTATGAATCAACATTGCTGGAGCGAACACTTGGTGATCGTGTACGGGTGCTTGATAAGATTTTTCGCAGATAG
- a CDS encoding NAD(P)/FAD-dependent oxidoreductase: MSYDVIVIGGGPSGLMAAIAAAENGANTMLIEKGKKLGKKLAISGGGRCNVTNRLPQEEVIRHIPGNGKFLYSPFSVFNNYDIIDFFENLGVALKEEDHGRMFPASNSAKTVVNALINQLDEHNVDVHLNTTVKTINYNEKAHTITLNNAEKITTKAIVIAVGGKAVPHTGSTGDGYAWATKAGHTVTELYPTEVALTSEESFIKNKNLQGLSLRDVALTVLNKKNKPIITHQMDMIFTHFGISGPAVLRASQFVVKELMKGQQNIPMVLDVLPNETEDKLYNRIEQLMENNPKKAIKNIIKGIVPERFLDYILSINKINEEQKAATISKEMIRLIVHSIKNFTFYVNGSLPLDKAFVTGGGISIKEIVPNTMQSKIMHGLYFSGEILDIHGYTGGYNITSALVTGRVAGMSASNHIKAHYTGI; this comes from the coding sequence TTGTCATATGATGTAATCGTTATAGGCGGAGGGCCATCCGGACTGATGGCCGCAATCGCTGCAGCAGAGAACGGGGCAAACACCATGCTAATTGAAAAGGGAAAGAAATTAGGAAAAAAACTGGCTATTTCCGGTGGCGGACGATGTAATGTAACAAATCGCCTTCCTCAAGAAGAAGTTATCCGACATATACCAGGTAATGGAAAGTTTTTATACAGTCCATTTTCGGTTTTTAATAACTATGATATCATCGATTTTTTTGAAAATTTGGGTGTTGCATTGAAGGAAGAGGATCATGGGAGAATGTTTCCTGCGTCCAATTCTGCCAAAACAGTTGTGAATGCATTGATCAATCAATTAGATGAACATAATGTAGACGTACATCTAAACACCACTGTGAAAACCATAAATTACAATGAAAAAGCACATACAATTACATTAAACAACGCTGAGAAGATAACCACCAAAGCAATTGTAATCGCAGTCGGAGGAAAAGCTGTCCCGCACACAGGATCTACAGGTGACGGCTACGCCTGGGCAACCAAAGCAGGCCACACTGTTACCGAACTATACCCGACTGAAGTCGCTCTTACATCTGAAGAAAGTTTTATCAAAAATAAAAATCTGCAAGGTTTGTCACTAAGGGATGTTGCTTTAACCGTATTAAATAAAAAGAATAAACCGATTATCACCCATCAAATGGACATGATTTTCACCCATTTTGGTATCTCGGGGCCAGCTGTACTACGCGCCTCACAATTTGTTGTGAAAGAACTTATGAAAGGGCAGCAAAATATCCCAATGGTCTTAGATGTATTACCAAATGAAACAGAAGATAAATTATACAACCGTATAGAGCAGCTAATGGAGAATAATCCAAAAAAAGCAATTAAAAATATCATTAAGGGGATCGTTCCAGAACGTTTTTTAGACTATATATTATCGATTAATAAAATAAATGAAGAACAAAAAGCTGCAACTATTTCTAAAGAAATGATTCGTTTAATTGTTCATTCCATTAAAAATTTCACATTTTATGTAAATGGTTCCCTGCCGCTTGATAAAGCCTTTGTAACTGGTGGAGGAATATCCATCAAAGAAATTGTTCCAAATACAATGCAATCTAAAATAATGCATGGACTCTATTTTTCCGGGGAAATTTTGGATATCCATGGATATACTGGTGGGTATAATATTACATCAGCACTCGTTACCGGTCGCGTAGCTGGTATGAGTGCTTCAAATCATATAAAAGCTCATTATACTGGTATATGA